A genome region from Taeniopygia guttata chromosome 18, bTaeGut7.mat, whole genome shotgun sequence includes the following:
- the PITPNC1 gene encoding cytoplasmic phosphatidylinositol transfer protein 1 isoform X6: protein MLQRRPGIIILTQSQCSFLPKFSIHIETKYEDNKGSNDSIFDKEAKDLEREICFIDIASDEIPERYYKESEDPKYFKSQKTGRGQLKEGWRETHQPIMCSYKLVTVKFEVWGLQTRVEQFVHKVVRDILLIGHRQAFAWVDEWYDMTMDEVREFERATQEATNKKIGVFPPAISISNTSMPSSTRSAPSSAPSTPLSTDAPDFLTVPKDRPRKKSAPETLTLPDPSKKTF, encoded by the exons tgTTCATTTTTGCCTAAATTCTCCATTCATATAGAGACAAAATATGAGGACAACAAAGGAAGCAACGACAGT ATTTTTGACAAAGAAGCTAAAGATCTGGAGCGAGAAATCTGCTTTATTGATATTGCCAGCGATGAGATTCCCGAGCGCTATTACAAGGAATCAGAG gATCCCAAATACTTCAAGTCACAGAAAACTGGGAGAGGCCAATTGAAAGAAGGCTGGAGAGAGACCCATCAGCCAATTATGTGTTCCTACAAACTTGTGACTGTGAAATTTGAAGTCTGGGGACTTCAAACCAGAGTAGAGCAATTTGTACACAAG GTGGTCAGAGACATCCTCCTGATCGGTCACCGGCAGGCGTTTGCCTGGGTGGATGAGTGGTATG ACATGACAATGGATGAAGTCCGAGAGTTTGAACGAGCCACTCAGGAAGCTACCAACAAGAAGATTGGGGTTTTCCCACCGGCAATATCTATCTCTAACACTTCCATGCCTTCCTCCACCCGCAGTGCTCCATCTAGTGCCCCATCAACTCCTCTCTCCACAGATGCTCCTGATTTCCTAACAGTTCCCAAAGATCGGCCTCGGAAAAAGTCTGCTCCAGAAACACTCACTCTTCCAGATCCATcgaaaaaaaccttttaa